CTATGGATGACGGCGCCGACCTGGTGAGCACCATACATTCCGCACGTAAGGATCTTGTTCAGCATCTCCTCGGCGGAACTGAAGAAACCACCACTGGCGTGATCCGGCTGAGAAGCATGGCCGATACCGGCGTTCTGATGTTCCCGGTAATCGCGGTGAATGACTCGAATACCAAGCACTTCTTCGACAATCGATACGGAACCGGTCAGAGCACGATTGACGGGATTCTCCGGGCTACCAACAGACTCATGGCCGGTAGCTGGTTTGTCGTGAGCGGTTATGGATGGTGCGGCCGAGGTGTTGCCTCCAGAGCAGCCGGCATGGGAGCGCGGGTCATCGTGACAGAAGTGAATCCTCTGCGAGCCCTTGAGGCCGCAATGGACGGGTATACCGTTATGCCCATGGAACAAGCTGCGCCTCTGGGAGATTTCTTCTGCACGGTTACCGGTGATACGAGTGTAATCCGGAAGGAACACTTCGATCTCATGAAAGACGGCGCTATCGTTTGCAATTCAGGGCACTTCAACGTGGAAATCGATATTCCCTCACTGGAATCCATGGCAGTGCAGAGAAGAATAATTCGAGACTTCGTCGAAGAGTTTACTATAGCTGACGGCCGTAGAATCGTAATCCTGGGGGAAGGTCGACTGATCAACCTTGCATCGGCCGAAGGGCACCCCTCATCGGTAATGGACATGAGCTTTGCCAATCAGGCCCTGGCTTCCGAGTTTCTAGTGCAACAGGGAAAAAGTTTGTCCAAAAAGGTCCATCGACTTCCTACCGCGCTGGATGATGAAATCGCCCGTCTCAAGCTGGAAAGCATGGGAATCAAAATTGACACTCTTACCGATCAACAAAAGCATTATCTAGCTTCCTGGGAAATGGGAACCTGATATAACAATGTAATTCTGCCCTGTCGTAATACATACGGCGGGGCAGTCTCATCACATTCGGGGGGATTCGAATTGCTGCGGACAGTCATCAGACTGTTTACTGTCAAAAAGGGTGTCCTGGATTCTATTAGCATTCTTGTCTTTTTCAATCCACGTTTGCAAAAAATCTTGTCTGTAAAACACAATAGGAGTATAGGAACCATGCAGGGGGAGACTGAGTTCCTGGATATCGCTCCACACATTTTCCACAGAGTCAAAACATGACATTAGCTTCCTCGCGGCACGAACATAGAGACGGACCTGCAATCCTTGTAGTCGATGACGACGAAATGGTCAGGGATATAGTGGTTGAATCAATCAAAGCTGCGGGTTTTCACGCCGAAGTCAGCGAAGACGGCTCTGATGCATTGGAAAAGAATGCAAAGAATAAATACGACCTCATAATTACTGATATGAGACTACCCGGAATGGACGGGCTTACTTTAATTAAGAAGTTGAAGTCGAATAACAGTTCCACCGACGTAATCGTGATGACAGGATACGGGACGATAGAAAACGCGGTGGAATGTATGAAAGCAGGGGCTCTCGAGTACCTTATCAAACCTTTCACGGTAGACCAGATACAAGTAGCGGTTCGGAAAGCCATTGAATTGCGAGAATTGCGTCGAAGGGCCATGGAAAGAGAATTCTATCGTGAACTCTCCTACGTGGACCCGCTCACGGGCGTTCACAATCGCAGGTACTTGGACGAAGCTCTGCGAAATGAAGTGCAAAAGGCCTTGCGATTGGGCACTTCATTCCTAGTGCTCATGATCGACATCGACGATTTCAAGATTTACAACGATCGAAACGGCCATCAAAAGGGTGACGAAGCCTTATCCAAGATAGGAAACCTGCTCAAATCGGTATGCCGCGTGTACGATATTGTCGTGCGGTATGGAGGCGAAGAATTCGCGATCGTGTGCCCCGGAGCGAATCTCGAACATGCTTCGGAGCTGGCGGGAAGAATTCTCAGGGGAATCGAGGCCGAACCGTTCGATGGCGAGGATTTGCTACCTTCCGGAATTTTGACTGTTTCCATAGGGTTGGCGTGCTTCCCGGTACATGCAAAAAATGCAGAAGACATCATTCGCTGTGCCGACCTGGCGCTGTATGCGGCAAAGAAAAAGGGCAAGAACAATATCGTGATTGCCCGTGTGCCGAAATAAGACCCGATCGAAGTTACTGCAAAAT
The sequence above is a segment of the Desulfomonile tiedjei DSM 6799 genome. Coding sequences within it:
- the ahcY gene encoding adenosylhomocysteinase; amino-acid sequence: MEYDVKDLSLAGSGKLRIEWAERSMPVLRMIRERFEREKPLAGIKLAACLHVTTETAALVHTLAAGGADLYVCASNPLSTQDDVAAALVSDGFHVYAIKGEDTETYYKHINACLDPKPAITMDDGADLVSTIHSARKDLVQHLLGGTEETTTGVIRLRSMADTGVLMFPVIAVNDSNTKHFFDNRYGTGQSTIDGILRATNRLMAGSWFVVSGYGWCGRGVASRAAGMGARVIVTEVNPLRALEAAMDGYTVMPMEQAAPLGDFFCTVTGDTSVIRKEHFDLMKDGAIVCNSGHFNVEIDIPSLESMAVQRRIIRDFVEEFTIADGRRIVILGEGRLINLASAEGHPSSVMDMSFANQALASEFLVQQGKSLSKKVHRLPTALDDEIARLKLESMGIKIDTLTDQQKHYLASWEMGT
- a CDS encoding diguanylate cyclase, with protein sequence MTLASSRHEHRDGPAILVVDDDEMVRDIVVESIKAAGFHAEVSEDGSDALEKNAKNKYDLIITDMRLPGMDGLTLIKKLKSNNSSTDVIVMTGYGTIENAVECMKAGALEYLIKPFTVDQIQVAVRKAIELRELRRRAMEREFYRELSYVDPLTGVHNRRYLDEALRNEVQKALRLGTSFLVLMIDIDDFKIYNDRNGHQKGDEALSKIGNLLKSVCRVYDIVVRYGGEEFAIVCPGANLEHASELAGRILRGIEAEPFDGEDLLPSGILTVSIGLACFPVHAKNAEDIIRCADLALYAAKKKGKNNIVIARVPK